One genomic region from Prochlorococcus marinus CUG1433 encodes:
- a CDS encoding FtsQ-type POTRA domain-containing protein yields MKNQKKIYHLRFFFLILFLLSTSLISLKTLKKVNIEDIRISGSTFFSKNDLLNNSSLILPIRLIFINTYFLEKELKKNLSLKNISVNRQLSPFGLKVFIHTRTPLAYGERILDNKKILGFIDKDGIFINKPYADLKNFTKIKIKVFGWKEKFKKIISEILIAHDNYEFEIVKITFSPNGFLTVEEKDLKKILLGFNPNLINSQLKIINNLKIEFKEKNFFQKIDNIDLTDPKKPKIKVFKP; encoded by the coding sequence GTGAAAAACCAAAAAAAAATTTATCACTTAAGATTCTTTTTTCTAATTTTATTTTTATTGTCAACAAGCTTAATAAGCCTTAAAACTCTAAAAAAAGTCAATATTGAAGATATTAGAATTTCTGGAAGTACATTTTTTTCGAAGAATGATTTGCTAAATAATTCATCGTTAATATTACCAATTCGATTAATTTTTATTAATACTTATTTTTTAGAAAAAGAGTTAAAAAAAAATTTATCTCTAAAGAATATTTCTGTTAATAGACAATTATCCCCTTTTGGTTTGAAAGTTTTTATTCATACAAGAACTCCTTTAGCTTACGGTGAGAGAATATTAGATAACAAAAAAATATTAGGTTTTATTGATAAAGATGGAATTTTTATCAATAAACCATATGCAGACTTAAAAAATTTCACCAAAATTAAAATAAAGGTTTTTGGATGGAAAGAAAAATTTAAAAAAATAATCTCTGAAATTTTAATAGCCCACGATAATTATGAATTTGAGATAGTTAAAATAACTTTTTCACCAAATGGATTTTTAACTGTTGAAGAAAAAGATTTAAAAAAAATATTACTTGGATTTAATCCAAATTTAATAAACTCTCAATTGAAAATAATCAATAACCTAAAAATTGAATTTAAGGAAAAAAACTTTTTTCAAAAAATAGATAATATTGATCTTACAGATCCAAAAAAACCAAAAATAAAAGTGTTCAAACCCTAA
- a CDS encoding D-alanine--D-alanine ligase, protein MIGGKRKCIGLIFGGNSNEHEVSIYSAKTVYQAFNSEINQESFTVKAFYINKYGDWLDSDLSEEILNGEIKNITTKKEEIFNQKKINFLDGINFQNIDVWFPLLHGLNGEDGSIHGLLKFTKKPLVGCGIVGSALGMDKIMMKTIFSHFQLPQVNYLVFQNEDLNDVEVKNRLINKILKKLNFPIFVKPSNSGSSIGISKVKNESEIFQALEKAWEIDPRILIEEGLEVREIECGIIGNSKLLTSELGEVKYKSDWYDYDSKYHLNNELTIPAELDSKITKEIKEIAIESCRALNIFGFARVDFFLERSSNQILLNEINTIPGFTKNSMFPMLWKESGLNIEQLVAKLVDISIDL, encoded by the coding sequence ATGATTGGGGGTAAAAGAAAATGTATTGGGTTAATATTTGGCGGAAATTCCAATGAACATGAAGTATCGATATACTCTGCGAAAACAGTCTATCAAGCATTTAATTCAGAAATAAATCAAGAAAGCTTCACAGTAAAAGCCTTTTACATAAACAAATATGGAGATTGGCTTGATAGTGATCTTTCAGAAGAAATCCTAAATGGCGAAATTAAAAACATCACCACAAAAAAAGAAGAAATCTTTAATCAAAAAAAAATTAACTTCCTAGACGGAATTAACTTTCAAAATATTGATGTCTGGTTTCCTCTCCTGCATGGATTAAATGGTGAAGACGGATCAATTCATGGCTTATTGAAATTTACTAAAAAACCCTTGGTTGGCTGTGGAATTGTAGGCTCTGCTTTAGGAATGGATAAAATAATGATGAAAACAATTTTTTCACATTTTCAACTTCCACAAGTTAATTATCTAGTTTTTCAAAATGAAGATCTCAATGATGTGGAAGTAAAAAATAGATTAATTAATAAGATTTTAAAAAAATTAAATTTTCCAATTTTTGTAAAACCTTCAAACTCAGGATCATCTATTGGGATCTCAAAAGTCAAAAATGAATCAGAAATTTTTCAAGCACTTGAAAAAGCTTGGGAAATAGATCCAAGGATTTTAATAGAGGAAGGTTTAGAGGTAAGAGAGATTGAATGCGGAATAATTGGAAATTCAAAACTCTTGACCTCTGAGCTAGGAGAAGTTAAGTACAAAAGTGATTGGTATGATTACGATTCGAAATATCACTTAAATAATGAGTTAACTATCCCCGCGGAACTAGATTCAAAAATCACCAAAGAAATTAAAGAAATTGCCATTGAAAGTTGTAGAGCACTAAATATTTTTGGTTTTGCAAGAGTAGATTTCTTTTTAGAAAGATCTTCAAATCAAATTTTGTTAAATGAAATAAATACAATACCTGGTTTCACAAAAAACAGTATGTTTCCAATGCTATGGAAAGAATCAGGTTTAAATATTGAACAACTTGTGGCTAAACTAGTAGATATCTCTATAGATTTATAA
- the miaB gene encoding tRNA (N6-isopentenyl adenosine(37)-C2)-methylthiotransferase MiaB, whose amino-acid sequence MLTKTKPDEKIFQKNSTTGSYWITTFGCQMNKADSERMAGTLEKMGYSKADNELNADLVLYNTCTIRDNAEQKVYSFLGRQAKRKHKTPSLKLVVAGCLAQQEGESLLRRVPELDLVMGPQHVNNLENLLGKVDLGNQVAATEETYISEDITSARRESSICGWVNIIYGCNEKCSYCVVPSVRGKEQSRYPNAIKSEIQKLADDNFKEITLLGQNIDAYGRDLPGTTKEGRKENTLTDLLYYIHDVKGIRRIRFATSHPRYFSKRLIQACYELNKVCEHFHIPFQSGNDEILKQMSRGYTIKKYKNIIENIRLLMPDASITADAIVAFPGETEQQFQDTLRLISDIGFDQVNTAAYSPRPNTPAAVWSNQLSEEVKKARLQEINDLVEKTARIRNQRYINNIESVLIEGLNPKNSSQIMGRTRTNRLTFVEIPKNINFNFSLGDEIDVRINEARPFSLTGKLYL is encoded by the coding sequence GTGCTAACAAAAACAAAACCAGACGAAAAAATTTTTCAAAAGAATTCAACTACTGGCAGTTATTGGATAACCACATTTGGATGCCAAATGAACAAAGCTGATTCTGAGAGAATGGCTGGGACATTAGAGAAAATGGGTTATTCCAAAGCAGATAATGAATTAAATGCTGATTTGGTCTTGTATAATACATGTACTATCAGAGATAATGCGGAGCAAAAAGTTTATAGCTTTCTAGGAAGACAAGCAAAAAGAAAGCACAAAACACCCAGCTTAAAACTTGTTGTAGCAGGTTGCCTTGCTCAGCAAGAGGGAGAGTCCTTATTAAGAAGAGTCCCAGAACTTGATCTAGTTATGGGGCCTCAACACGTAAATAATCTTGAGAATCTTCTGGGGAAAGTTGATTTAGGAAATCAAGTTGCTGCCACAGAAGAAACCTACATATCTGAAGACATAACTAGTGCCAGAAGAGAAAGCTCTATTTGTGGCTGGGTTAATATCATTTATGGATGTAATGAAAAATGTTCATATTGCGTAGTTCCTTCTGTCAGAGGGAAAGAGCAATCAAGATATCCAAATGCGATAAAAAGTGAAATCCAAAAATTAGCTGATGATAATTTTAAAGAAATTACTCTTTTGGGTCAGAACATTGATGCTTATGGTAGAGACCTTCCAGGAACTACAAAAGAGGGTAGAAAAGAGAATACTCTTACTGATCTTTTATATTATATTCATGATGTTAAAGGAATTCGCAGAATAAGATTTGCTACTAGTCATCCAAGATATTTTTCAAAAAGGTTGATTCAAGCTTGTTATGAACTTAATAAAGTATGTGAACATTTCCATATTCCCTTCCAAAGTGGAAATGATGAAATTTTAAAGCAAATGTCCAGAGGATACACTATCAAAAAATATAAAAATATTATCGAGAATATAAGATTATTAATGCCAGATGCCTCAATCACAGCTGACGCTATAGTTGCTTTTCCAGGAGAAACCGAACAACAATTTCAAGATACATTGAGACTAATATCAGATATTGGCTTTGATCAAGTGAATACAGCAGCGTACTCTCCAAGACCAAACACGCCTGCAGCAGTTTGGTCGAATCAGCTTTCGGAAGAGGTGAAAAAAGCCAGATTGCAGGAAATCAATGATTTGGTCGAAAAAACTGCAAGGATTAGAAACCAAAGATATATCAATAATATCGAAAGCGTTTTAATTGAGGGTTTAAATCCAAAAAATTCCTCGCAAATTATGGGTAGAACAAGAACAAATAGATTAACCTTCGTAGAGATTCCCAAAAACATTAACTTTAATTTTTCATTAGGAGATGAGATAGATGTGAGAATAAATGAAGCAAGACCTTTTTCTTTAACAGGAAAACTTTATTTATGA